From Streptomyces griseorubiginosus, one genomic window encodes:
- the fxsA gene encoding FxSxx-COOH cyclophane-containing RiPP peptide encodes MEFDFDVVNLSGSADVDMDELPTSALGGSIRRVRRDTLEHRALNVSMFQSAL; translated from the coding sequence GTGGAGTTCGACTTCGACGTGGTGAACCTCAGCGGTTCCGCTGACGTAGATATGGACGAGTTGCCCACAAGCGCCCTGGGCGGGTCCATTCGAAGGGTTCGGCGGGACACGCTGGAGCACCGCGCACTGAACGTGTCCATGTTCCAGTCGGCGCTCTGA